From a region of the Corallococcus coralloides DSM 2259 genome:
- a CDS encoding aspartate kinase: MPIVVQKYGGSSVADAEKLGKVARRVKQKRDAGYQVVVVVSAMGDTTDDLLSLAKSVSQDPPRRELDMLLTCGERISMALLSMALQEQGVPAISFTGSQSGIITNDAHAQARIVEVRPYRIQDELAHGKVVIVAGYQGVSYKKEVTTLGRGGSDTTAVALAAALDAEACEIYSDVDGVFSADPRVVPDARKLESLSYDEMQELASAGAKVLNAQAVEWAKARGITILARTAHGQGTGTSVQELAVPTDSRVKGVTADAEMAVLVAHASVPLQELLEFLDARAVRGRTLAHDGLPGAPGRTFLAVPLADIHGPEALQRELATRFGAGVDWQDGWGTVTCVGVGLNADWVPLRKALSAAEALSARVHAVSTSPLQVTLLVDKAHLKTLTARLHRELLGS, translated from the coding sequence ATGCCAATCGTGGTGCAGAAGTACGGCGGCTCATCGGTCGCTGACGCGGAGAAGCTCGGCAAGGTCGCGCGGCGCGTGAAGCAGAAGCGGGACGCGGGCTATCAGGTCGTCGTCGTCGTGAGCGCCATGGGCGACACCACGGATGACCTGTTGTCGCTCGCGAAGAGCGTGTCCCAGGACCCGCCCCGGCGCGAGCTGGACATGCTCCTCACCTGCGGCGAGCGCATCTCCATGGCGCTCCTGTCCATGGCGCTCCAGGAGCAGGGCGTCCCGGCCATCAGCTTCACCGGCAGCCAGAGCGGCATCATCACCAACGACGCCCACGCCCAGGCGCGCATCGTGGAGGTGCGGCCCTACCGCATCCAGGACGAGCTGGCGCACGGCAAGGTCGTCATCGTCGCGGGCTACCAGGGCGTCTCCTACAAGAAGGAAGTGACCACGCTGGGGCGCGGCGGCTCCGACACGACCGCGGTCGCGCTGGCGGCGGCGCTGGACGCGGAGGCGTGTGAAATCTACTCGGACGTGGACGGCGTCTTCAGCGCGGATCCGCGCGTGGTGCCGGACGCGCGCAAGCTGGAGTCGCTGAGCTACGACGAGATGCAGGAGCTGGCGAGCGCCGGCGCCAAGGTGCTCAACGCGCAGGCCGTGGAGTGGGCCAAGGCGCGCGGCATCACCATCCTCGCGCGCACCGCGCACGGGCAGGGGACCGGCACCAGCGTGCAGGAGCTCGCCGTGCCCACCGACAGCCGCGTGAAGGGCGTGACGGCGGACGCGGAGATGGCCGTGCTCGTCGCCCACGCCAGCGTGCCCCTCCAGGAGCTGCTGGAGTTCCTGGACGCGCGCGCCGTCCGAGGCCGCACGCTTGCCCATGACGGACTGCCGGGCGCGCCGGGACGCACGTTCCTGGCGGTGCCGCTCGCGGACATTCACGGCCCGGAGGCGCTCCAGCGCGAGCTGGCCACGCGCTTTGGCGCGGGTGTGGACTGGCAGGACGGCTGGGGCACGGTCACCTGTGTGGGCGTGGGCCTCAACGCGGACTGGGTGCCGCTGCGCAAGGCCCTCTCCGCCGCGGAAGCCCTGTCCGCTCGGGTCCATGCGGTAAGCACCTCGCCCCTTCAAGTGACCCTCCTGGTGGACAAGGCGCACCTGAAGACCCTCACGGCCCGGTTGCATCGCGAACTGCTCGGTAGCTGA
- a CDS encoding DUF4340 domain-containing protein yields the protein MRTSTVVMLGLLAVGCSRDAEKPPAPPKLFATEAAEPTRGAAPDPAPVFTHLTVKARGATTELERTPEGWRIVSPVEAKADPYAVEALVQQLTSAKFKATVNASPTDADLKKYGLTSPTFTVTARAFLPDANGEGSEDPSRQRTVTLAGGDENPFDGSVYVRREGDATVYAADGAVRYSLDKGPFELRAKEFLGPLDLASLQSIDVKAKDHAYTLTREADGKSWRMEKPEPTRANASRLTDLLKAFEGHQALSFPQDTAATRKALGLDTPTVDARFVPASGEPIRVRLAQVTRDGATVVHALREQGSRSTLAEVEARALTTLDVGAQELKDRRVLSFPRDAVRRLEFLPGGKAAPVVVTRGAGNSDAWQVEGPGGGRALHFRVVKLLGRLEALKATAFGEAKVKRWERYGISDASRGVVLRDADGRELARLWLGDAVPDTEDRLYARGSGPDLVEVSMSAVADLPTRASDLQEAPPEASDGGAPAP from the coding sequence GTGAGGACTTCCACCGTCGTGATGCTGGGGCTTCTGGCCGTGGGCTGTTCGCGCGACGCGGAGAAGCCCCCTGCTCCGCCGAAGCTCTTCGCGACGGAAGCCGCCGAGCCGACCCGTGGTGCGGCTCCGGACCCGGCGCCCGTCTTCACGCACCTGACGGTGAAGGCTCGCGGCGCCACCACGGAGCTGGAGCGGACGCCGGAGGGCTGGCGGATTGTCTCGCCCGTGGAGGCGAAGGCGGATCCGTACGCGGTGGAGGCCCTGGTGCAGCAGCTGACCTCGGCGAAGTTCAAGGCCACCGTGAACGCGTCGCCGACGGACGCGGACCTGAAGAAGTACGGGCTCACGTCCCCGACGTTCACCGTGACGGCGCGGGCCTTTCTTCCGGATGCCAACGGTGAGGGCTCGGAGGATCCGTCCCGCCAGCGCACCGTGACGCTGGCAGGTGGAGATGAGAACCCCTTCGATGGCTCCGTCTACGTGCGCCGTGAAGGCGACGCGACCGTGTACGCGGCGGACGGTGCCGTGCGGTACTCGCTGGACAAGGGCCCGTTCGAGCTGCGCGCCAAGGAGTTCCTGGGGCCGCTGGACCTCGCGTCGCTCCAGTCCATTGACGTCAAGGCGAAGGACCACGCGTACACGCTGACGCGCGAGGCGGACGGCAAGTCGTGGCGGATGGAGAAGCCGGAGCCCACCCGCGCGAACGCCAGCCGGCTGACGGACCTGCTCAAGGCCTTCGAAGGCCATCAGGCCCTGTCCTTCCCGCAGGACACCGCCGCCACGCGGAAGGCACTGGGCCTGGACACGCCCACCGTGGACGCGCGCTTCGTGCCTGCCTCCGGTGAGCCCATCCGCGTCAGGCTGGCGCAGGTGACCCGCGACGGAGCGACCGTCGTCCATGCCCTTCGCGAACAGGGTTCGCGGTCCACGCTGGCGGAGGTGGAGGCCCGCGCGCTGACGACGCTGGACGTGGGCGCGCAGGAGTTGAAGGACCGGCGCGTGCTGTCCTTCCCGCGCGACGCAGTGCGACGCCTGGAGTTCCTCCCCGGCGGCAAGGCCGCCCCCGTGGTGGTGACGCGCGGCGCGGGCAACAGCGACGCATGGCAGGTGGAGGGTCCCGGCGGTGGCCGCGCCCTGCATTTCCGCGTGGTGAAGCTGCTGGGCCGGCTGGAGGCGTTGAAGGCCACCGCGTTCGGCGAGGCGAAGGTGAAGCGCTGGGAGCGCTACGGCATCAGCGACGCGTCCCGGGGTGTCGTGCTGCGCGACGCGGACGGGCGCGAGCTGGCGCGGCTGTGGCTGGGCGACGCCGTGCCGGACACGGAGGACCGGCTCTACGCACGGGGCTCCGGGCCGGACCTGGTGGAGGTGTCCATGAGCGCGGTGGCGGACCTGCCCACGCGCGCCTCGGACCTCCAGGAGGCGCCGCCCGAAGCTTCGGACGGCGGGGCTCCCGCGCCCTGA
- a CDS encoding DUF4384 domain-containing protein, whose protein sequence is MSAHESSWTLRRLHAGELPAPEAQRVQAHAEACAACGATLRSFADAQAAFEAEVPFESFEAGVERARAREAASKEPATRSQWVRPLMAVAASVVVLMLARPLLETGGRTDPVQPPVAGNRIKGGAGAELRIGGGADPQRVASTEAPEALQAGERVRLGYTADAYRYVAALSVDAQGEVTPLYPESGDSLAVEPGAGQHWLPESVEFTGAGAERVVLVLTDAPVSMDALSDAARKAFVAAGRDVTRMAPLDVAGAQTQWILQKP, encoded by the coding sequence ATGAGCGCGCACGAGTCGAGCTGGACATTGCGCCGCCTGCACGCTGGCGAACTTCCCGCCCCGGAGGCCCAGCGCGTCCAGGCGCATGCGGAGGCGTGCGCGGCGTGTGGAGCGACGCTGAGGTCCTTCGCGGACGCGCAGGCCGCGTTCGAGGCGGAGGTGCCCTTCGAAAGTTTCGAGGCCGGCGTGGAGCGGGCCCGCGCGAGGGAGGCTGCTTCGAAAGAGCCGGCGACGCGCTCGCAGTGGGTCCGGCCGCTGATGGCGGTGGCTGCGTCCGTGGTGGTGCTGATGCTGGCGCGTCCGCTGCTGGAGACCGGTGGGAGGACAGATCCGGTCCAGCCGCCCGTCGCGGGCAACCGCATCAAGGGTGGCGCGGGCGCGGAGCTGCGAATCGGTGGAGGCGCGGATCCGCAGCGGGTGGCGAGCACGGAGGCGCCGGAGGCGCTGCAAGCCGGTGAGCGCGTGCGGCTGGGCTACACAGCGGATGCGTACCGCTACGTGGCGGCGCTGTCGGTGGACGCGCAGGGAGAGGTGACGCCGCTGTATCCGGAGTCCGGGGACAGCCTCGCGGTGGAGCCGGGCGCGGGGCAGCACTGGCTGCCGGAGAGCGTGGAGTTCACCGGCGCGGGTGCGGAGCGCGTGGTGCTGGTGCTGACGGACGCCCCCGTGTCCATGGACGCGCTGAGCGACGCGGCCCGGAAGGCCTTCGTCGCAGCGGGCCGGGACGTCACGCGCATGGCCCCGCTGGACGTAGCGGGAGCGCAGACGCAGTGGATTTTGCAGAAGCCATGA
- a CDS encoding ABC transporter ATP-binding protein yields MPITEKPIIEVRNLTRRYRDRVAIEDLSFTVGEGELLGFLGPNGAGKSTTMKILTGFLPPSEGSAKVAGFDVSTHPMEVKRRIGYLPETPPLYPELTVHGYLAFVAALKQVPGRAVKAEVERVAGLTGVSDVMGRVLQNLSKGYQQRVGIAQALIGSPPVLILDEPTEGLDPAQRADLRALIRSLSGKHTVLLSTHILPEVTVTCEKVLILHQGRVVAHDAIHQLAKAHGQVEHASLEEVFIKLTAA; encoded by the coding sequence ATGCCAATCACCGAGAAGCCCATCATCGAGGTGCGCAACCTCACCCGGCGCTACCGCGATCGCGTGGCCATTGAAGACCTGTCCTTCACGGTCGGTGAGGGCGAGCTCTTGGGCTTCCTGGGCCCCAACGGCGCGGGCAAGTCCACCACGATGAAGATCCTCACCGGCTTCCTGCCCCCGTCCGAGGGCAGCGCGAAGGTGGCGGGCTTCGACGTGTCCACGCACCCCATGGAGGTCAAACGGCGCATCGGCTACCTGCCGGAGACGCCGCCGCTGTACCCGGAGCTGACGGTGCACGGCTACCTGGCGTTCGTCGCGGCGCTCAAGCAGGTGCCCGGCCGCGCGGTGAAGGCGGAGGTGGAGCGGGTGGCGGGTCTCACCGGCGTGAGCGACGTGATGGGCCGCGTGCTCCAGAACCTGTCCAAGGGCTACCAGCAGCGCGTGGGCATCGCGCAGGCGCTCATCGGTTCGCCGCCGGTGCTCATCCTGGACGAGCCCACCGAGGGCCTGGACCCCGCGCAGCGCGCGGACCTGCGCGCGTTGATCCGCAGCCTCTCCGGGAAGCACACGGTGCTGTTGTCCACGCACATCCTCCCGGAGGTCACGGTGACGTGCGAGAAGGTGCTCATCCTCCACCAGGGCCGCGTGGTGGCCCATGACGCCATCCACCAGCTGGCGAAGGCCCATGGCCAGGTCGAGCACGCGTCGTTGGAAGAAGTCTTCATCAAGCTGACCGCCGCCTGA
- a CDS encoding RNA polymerase sigma factor, which yields MTGPTPLALKVVPPRPNEDRRAVLRELYVKYGGSVRERCRYLLKDASRAEDAMHDVFARALVHGESFRAEASPLTWLMKIATHHCLNQLRSEGAAWRKWFARDEAARSEGHGGAEAMETRDLVRKLLARVDAETQAAAIHYHVDGMTLEEVAAVLGRSVPTVRKRLEHFAELGGEELSVR from the coding sequence GTGACCGGACCGACCCCGCTGGCCCTGAAGGTGGTGCCTCCCCGTCCCAATGAGGACCGGCGGGCCGTCCTGCGCGAGCTGTATGTGAAGTATGGCGGCAGCGTGCGTGAGCGCTGCCGCTACCTGCTGAAGGACGCGAGCCGGGCGGAGGACGCGATGCATGACGTCTTCGCCCGGGCGCTCGTGCACGGGGAGTCGTTCCGGGCGGAGGCGTCTCCGCTGACGTGGCTGATGAAGATCGCCACGCACCACTGCCTCAACCAGCTGCGCTCGGAAGGGGCGGCGTGGAGGAAGTGGTTCGCGCGGGACGAGGCGGCCCGTTCCGAGGGCCATGGTGGCGCGGAGGCGATGGAGACGCGCGACCTGGTGCGCAAGCTGCTGGCCCGGGTGGACGCGGAGACGCAGGCGGCGGCGATCCACTACCACGTGGACGGGATGACGCTGGAAGAGGTGGCCGCGGTGCTGGGGCGTTCGGTGCCCACGGTGCGCAAGCGGCTGGAGCATTTCGCGGAGCTGGGTGGAGAGGAGCTGAGCGTCCGATGA
- a CDS encoding GldG family protein produces MTMRATHVTRVLGPFGLLLLASSPFTLFLTSGSVALAAGKAVLGAAMLAAYFVMHRQELARAGTRRTGRFLASSVLTTLAVLGVLVALNMLAFRKNKRWDLTQERIFSLAPQTVQTLAGLKEKAHALALIPPTHPSYGELEELFRRYHEAAPEAFDYAFVDPRREPALAAKYQLKDGQTLVIVSRGEGDAAPHTTLPVPAEQELTNALLQLSATGAQKVYVLEGHGEWSLEAAGEGLTELRRQLLREGYRPEPLNLLGRKEVPRDAGLLIIAGAKQAYTAPEVAALRTYLGEGGRLLYFTDANTDDGLGLFLADYGVQVDEGVAADPQFNSGNPFVLVSNFYGKHPITRPLQERGFNIQLPTPRSFTLVREGFLLPGVTVEPVLLSSPYAWVESRPLEDTTPSSGEKMGQLTLVAAASRDTRAAEHKRYDEARLVAVGDSELLLDPNWGYEANRNLVMNAMGWASHQAEKVTLRPPDRETSTLELGEDQMRTLRFVSTDLFPLSLLGVGLAVWLSRRNR; encoded by the coding sequence ATGACCATGAGAGCGACCCACGTCACCCGGGTGCTGGGGCCTTTTGGCCTGCTGCTGCTCGCATCCAGCCCCTTCACGCTGTTCCTCACCTCCGGCAGCGTGGCGCTCGCCGCGGGCAAGGCGGTGCTGGGCGCGGCGATGCTCGCGGCCTACTTCGTCATGCACCGCCAGGAGCTGGCGCGCGCGGGCACCCGCCGCACGGGACGGTTCCTCGCGTCCTCCGTGCTCACCACGCTGGCGGTGCTGGGCGTGCTGGTGGCGCTCAACATGCTCGCGTTCCGCAAGAACAAGCGCTGGGATTTGACGCAGGAGCGCATCTTCTCGCTCGCGCCGCAGACGGTGCAGACGCTGGCGGGGTTGAAGGAGAAGGCCCACGCGCTGGCGCTCATCCCGCCCACGCACCCGTCCTATGGCGAGCTGGAGGAGCTGTTCCGGCGCTACCACGAGGCGGCACCGGAGGCCTTCGACTACGCCTTCGTGGATCCGCGCCGCGAGCCGGCCCTGGCCGCGAAGTACCAGCTCAAGGACGGGCAGACGCTGGTCATCGTCTCCCGCGGCGAGGGCGATGCCGCGCCCCACACCACCCTGCCCGTCCCCGCCGAACAGGAGCTGACCAACGCCCTGCTCCAGCTGAGCGCGACGGGCGCGCAGAAGGTCTACGTCCTCGAAGGACACGGCGAGTGGTCGCTGGAGGCTGCTGGCGAGGGGCTGACGGAGCTGCGGCGCCAGCTGCTGCGCGAGGGCTACCGCCCCGAGCCGCTCAACCTCCTGGGCCGGAAGGAAGTGCCTCGCGACGCGGGCCTGTTGATCATCGCTGGCGCGAAGCAGGCGTACACGGCGCCGGAGGTGGCGGCGCTGCGCACCTACCTGGGCGAAGGCGGCCGGCTGCTCTACTTCACCGACGCGAACACGGATGACGGGCTGGGCCTGTTCCTCGCGGACTACGGCGTGCAGGTGGACGAGGGCGTAGCGGCGGACCCGCAGTTCAACTCGGGCAACCCGTTCGTCCTGGTGTCGAACTTCTACGGCAAGCACCCCATCACGCGTCCGTTGCAGGAGCGCGGCTTCAACATCCAGCTGCCCACGCCGCGCAGCTTCACGCTCGTCCGCGAGGGCTTCCTGCTGCCCGGTGTGACGGTGGAGCCCGTGCTGCTGAGCTCCCCCTATGCGTGGGTGGAGTCGCGGCCCCTGGAGGACACCACTCCGTCCAGCGGCGAGAAGATGGGGCAGCTCACCCTGGTGGCCGCCGCGTCCCGGGACACGCGTGCGGCGGAGCACAAGCGCTACGACGAGGCCCGGCTGGTGGCCGTGGGCGACTCGGAGCTGCTGCTGGATCCGAACTGGGGCTACGAGGCCAACCGCAACCTGGTGATGAACGCCATGGGCTGGGCGTCCCATCAGGCGGAGAAGGTCACCCTGCGTCCTCCCGACCGTGAGACGTCCACCCTGGAGCTCGGCGAGGACCAGATGCGGACCCTGCGCTTCGTGTCCACCGACCTGTTTCCGCTGTCGCTGCTGGGTGTGGGACTCGCGGTCTGGTTGTCACGGAGGAACCGGTGA
- a CDS encoding ABC transporter permease has protein sequence MRTALAIARKELAVAFTTPWAYAVFTAMAALSSFFFVSLLEQFQQVQSLARENGWSKLPPDSIVYRNLTDGVVVQLWGVVLILTLFVAPFLSMRLFAEEKRQKTFALLLTTPVRPLDIVLGKYLGGLGLIFVTLGLTLVFPVLLSVVGTGPSGSALEWPTVLLGYGAVLIWGATCMAVGLFISALTESQMLAAFLTFTVLLPWMLLRGVAQSTAEPLRSFLNYLSFDTQLQGMIQGVLEVQALVFFASVILFSLLLTHRAVEAQRYA, from the coding sequence ATGCGCACTGCCCTGGCCATTGCCCGCAAGGAGCTGGCCGTCGCCTTCACCACCCCGTGGGCCTACGCCGTGTTCACGGCGATGGCGGCGCTCTCGTCGTTCTTCTTTGTCAGCCTGCTGGAGCAGTTCCAGCAGGTGCAGTCCCTGGCGCGTGAGAACGGCTGGAGCAAGCTGCCGCCGGACTCCATCGTCTACCGCAACCTCACGGACGGCGTGGTGGTGCAGCTGTGGGGCGTGGTGTTGATCCTCACGCTCTTCGTCGCGCCCTTCCTGTCCATGCGGCTGTTCGCGGAGGAGAAGCGCCAGAAGACGTTCGCGCTGCTGCTCACGACGCCGGTGCGGCCGCTGGACATCGTGCTGGGCAAGTACCTGGGCGGCCTGGGCCTCATCTTCGTCACGCTGGGGCTGACGCTGGTGTTCCCGGTGCTGCTGTCGGTGGTGGGCACGGGCCCGTCCGGCTCCGCGCTGGAGTGGCCCACGGTGCTGCTGGGCTACGGCGCGGTGCTCATCTGGGGCGCGACGTGCATGGCGGTGGGGCTGTTCATCTCCGCGTTGACGGAGAGCCAGATGCTGGCGGCGTTCCTCACCTTCACGGTGCTGCTGCCGTGGATGCTCCTGCGCGGCGTGGCCCAGTCCACCGCGGAGCCGCTGCGCTCGTTCCTGAACTACCTGTCCTTCGATACGCAGTTGCAGGGGATGATCCAGGGCGTCCTGGAGGTGCAGGCGCTGGTGTTCTTCGCGTCCGTCATCCTGTTCTCACTGCTGCTCACCCACCGCGCGGTGGAAGCGCAGCGCTACGCATGA
- a CDS encoding nucleotidyltransferase: MGTDATLAERERAPDEINARARAVGLLHEAGVPFVVGGAYAYATYTGIYRDTKDLDLFPRKRDAIRALEVLEKDGWRTERPDEVWLYKAYKGDYFVDFIFSSGNGVATVDDEWFTNARKATIFGYECLIAPAEEMIWSKAFVTERERYDGADINHLILKAGREMDWDRILRRFDRYWEVLLSHLMMFRFAYPSERDIVPNYVMTELMSRTLQTVRDGSWDEKLCRGNLVSKVNYHVDIHHWGFGDGRAWDEQDRPEGGTRGARSELEDSAGSGR, from the coding sequence ATGGGTACGGACGCCACGCTGGCCGAGCGGGAGCGTGCGCCGGACGAGATCAACGCCCGCGCCAGAGCCGTCGGTCTGCTGCATGAGGCCGGGGTGCCGTTCGTCGTGGGTGGTGCGTATGCCTACGCCACCTATACCGGCATCTACCGCGACACCAAGGACCTGGACCTGTTCCCGCGCAAGCGTGACGCCATCCGCGCCCTGGAGGTGCTGGAGAAGGATGGCTGGCGCACGGAGCGGCCCGACGAGGTCTGGCTCTACAAGGCGTACAAGGGCGACTACTTCGTCGACTTCATCTTCTCCTCCGGCAACGGCGTGGCGACGGTGGACGACGAGTGGTTCACCAACGCCAGGAAGGCCACCATCTTCGGCTACGAGTGCCTCATCGCGCCGGCCGAGGAGATGATCTGGTCCAAGGCCTTCGTCACCGAGCGCGAGCGCTATGACGGCGCGGACATCAACCACCTCATCCTCAAGGCGGGGCGGGAGATGGACTGGGACCGCATCCTCCGGCGCTTCGACCGCTACTGGGAGGTGCTGCTCAGCCACCTGATGATGTTCCGCTTCGCCTATCCGAGCGAGCGCGACATCGTGCCCAACTACGTGATGACGGAGCTGATGAGCCGCACGCTCCAGACGGTGCGCGACGGCAGCTGGGACGAGAAGCTGTGCCGGGGCAACCTGGTGTCCAAGGTGAACTATCACGTGGACATCCACCACTGGGGCTTTGGGGACGGCAGGGCGTGGGACGAACAGGACAGACCCGAGGGGGGAACCCGTGGCGCGAGATCCGAGCTCGAAGATTCGGCTGGCAGCGGTCGGTGA
- a CDS encoding metallophosphoesterase family protein, translating into MAAVGDLHCREDQHGRFRQLVKQVNASADLLLLCGDLTDRGMIEEGKVLAEELSALRVPCAAVLGNHDYEHGQVKDICSELSKVGVHILDGDHFIFEKTLGVAGVKGFGGGFGNATLQAFGEGQTKSFVQEAVTESLKLEAALSHLDTPKKVVIMHYAPIPETLEGENIEIRPFLGTSRLSMPIDHYGAAYVFHGHAHHGALEGKTKSGIPVFNVAMPLLTKFTPEQRFALMEV; encoded by the coding sequence CTGGCAGCGGTCGGTGACCTGCACTGCCGCGAGGACCAGCACGGGCGCTTCCGGCAGCTCGTCAAACAGGTGAATGCCTCGGCGGACCTGCTGCTCCTGTGCGGGGACTTGACGGACCGCGGGATGATTGAAGAGGGCAAGGTGCTGGCCGAGGAGCTCTCGGCCTTGCGTGTCCCGTGCGCCGCGGTGCTGGGCAACCACGACTACGAGCACGGGCAGGTGAAGGACATCTGCTCGGAGCTCTCCAAGGTCGGCGTGCACATCCTCGACGGGGACCACTTCATCTTCGAGAAGACGCTGGGTGTCGCGGGGGTGAAGGGCTTCGGGGGCGGCTTCGGCAACGCGACGTTGCAGGCGTTCGGCGAGGGCCAGACGAAGTCCTTCGTGCAGGAGGCCGTCACCGAGTCGCTCAAGCTGGAGGCCGCGCTCAGCCACCTGGACACGCCCAAGAAGGTCGTGATCATGCACTACGCCCCCATCCCGGAGACGCTGGAGGGGGAGAACATCGAGATCCGCCCCTTCCTGGGGACGAGCCGCTTGTCGATGCCCATCGACCACTACGGCGCGGCCTACGTCTTCCACGGCCACGCGCACCACGGCGCGCTCGAGGGCAAGACGAAGAGCGGCATCCCGGTGTTCAACGTCGCCATGCCGCTGCTCACCAAGTTCACGCCCGAGCAGCGCTTCGCCTTGATGGAGGTGTAG
- a CDS encoding caspase family protein codes for MSDGPVRQVFAPVAAWARAVGSAMRASIPALVLLSTAAHADTLHRFALIAGNDTGGADTRPLSYARDDARKMHDLITRLGGVSPADAKLLLDDDAKDFLAALSELEQRARAAQARGERTALFVYYSGHAKDGALRLGDSRLAFDALKRRLADAPVDIRIAILDSCRSGALTRTKGARKAPAFDVESGAARDARGVVILTSSAADEDSQESDALGGSYFSHHLASGLLGDADRSGDGRVTLFEAYSHAYARTVADTADSSAGPQHPTFSYDLAGNGDLVLTDLRASAEGLVVPGSAPAGSYYFVDPGGLVVAELDKAADTERRVALAPGTYRVKRRLSDRLRIGEVEVARGRTTILQEPRFKDAPFSDDPVKGAMLDKGAWWAFGLTGGFQSFFDPRTRQSLFLSVPLFGAEAELHDYFRRDWVWGFDAAVGGTNGVLSLPTLAGPAYRYSVVNVGTSLTAEWPVGRFAPFVGVRVAYLIMGRKFDDAAFPDQRFAMVSPGLATGARFQLTRKLNLTARSRLQYLQYTVDAQRSLGFWELAALLTYQP; via the coding sequence ATGAGCGACGGCCCCGTGAGACAGGTGTTCGCTCCCGTGGCGGCCTGGGCACGGGCCGTGGGCTCGGCGATGCGGGCTTCGATTCCCGCGCTGGTGCTGCTCTCCACTGCCGCGCATGCGGACACGCTGCACCGCTTCGCGCTCATCGCGGGCAACGACACGGGCGGCGCGGACACGCGGCCCTTGAGCTACGCGCGCGACGATGCGCGCAAGATGCACGACCTGATCACGCGGCTGGGCGGCGTGTCTCCGGCCGACGCGAAGCTCCTCCTGGATGACGACGCGAAGGACTTCCTCGCCGCCCTGTCGGAGCTGGAGCAACGGGCCCGCGCGGCCCAGGCACGCGGCGAGCGCACCGCCCTGTTCGTCTACTACTCCGGCCACGCGAAGGATGGCGCGCTGAGGCTGGGGGATTCGCGGCTCGCCTTCGATGCGCTCAAGCGACGGCTGGCCGATGCGCCCGTGGACATCCGCATCGCCATCCTCGACTCCTGCCGCTCCGGCGCGCTCACCCGCACCAAGGGCGCTCGCAAGGCCCCGGCCTTCGACGTGGAGTCCGGCGCGGCACGCGATGCCCGGGGCGTCGTCATCCTCACTTCCAGCGCCGCGGACGAGGACTCGCAGGAGTCGGACGCACTGGGCGGCAGCTACTTCTCCCATCACCTGGCCAGCGGCCTGCTGGGAGACGCGGACCGCAGCGGCGATGGACGCGTGACGCTCTTCGAGGCGTATTCGCACGCCTACGCCCGCACGGTCGCGGACACGGCCGACAGCAGCGCGGGCCCGCAGCACCCCACGTTCAGCTACGACCTCGCGGGCAACGGCGACCTGGTCCTCACCGACCTGCGCGCGAGCGCCGAAGGCCTGGTCGTCCCCGGCAGCGCTCCCGCGGGCTCCTACTACTTCGTGGATCCGGGCGGACTCGTGGTCGCGGAGCTGGACAAGGCCGCGGACACCGAGCGCCGCGTGGCCCTGGCCCCCGGCACCTACCGCGTGAAGCGCCGGCTCAGCGACCGGCTGCGCATCGGTGAAGTCGAGGTCGCTCGCGGACGCACGACCATCCTGCAGGAGCCGCGCTTCAAGGACGCCCCCTTCTCCGACGACCCCGTGAAGGGCGCCATGCTGGACAAGGGCGCGTGGTGGGCGTTCGGCCTCACCGGCGGCTTCCAGTCCTTCTTCGACCCGCGGACGCGCCAGTCCCTCTTCCTCTCCGTGCCCCTCTTCGGCGCGGAGGCCGAGCTGCACGACTACTTCCGTCGGGACTGGGTCTGGGGCTTCGACGCGGCGGTGGGTGGCACGAACGGCGTGCTGTCACTGCCCACGCTGGCGGGACCCGCGTACCGCTACTCCGTGGTGAACGTGGGCACCAGCCTCACTGCTGAATGGCCCGTGGGCCGCTTTGCCCCCTTCGTGGGCGTGCGCGTCGCGTACCTCATCATGGGCCGCAAGTTCGATGACGCGGCGTTTCCGGATCAACGCTTCGCCATGGTGTCTCCGGGCCTGGCGACGGGCGCGCGCTTCCAGCTCACGCGGAAGTTGAACCTCACCGCGCGCAGCCGCTTGCAGTACCTGCAATACACCGTCGACGCGCAGCGCTCCCTGGGGTTCTGGGAGCTGGCCGCGCTCCTCACGTACCAGCCATGA